ACTGCTGCCGCCGGACCGCCCTCTGCTGGCGGGCGTGGTGCGCGCCCTTCCGGCGGGCCTCCTGCTCGTGGCGATCACCAGGCGGCTGCCGCGAGGCGTGTGGTGGTGGCGCTCGCTGGTGCTCGGCGCCCTCAACATCGGGGCGTTCTTCGCCCTCCTGTTCGTCGCCGCCTACCGGCTGCCCGGCGGGGTCGCCGCCACCATCGGCTCCCTGCAGCCCCTGCTGGTCGTCGGCCTGTCCGCCGGACTGCTCGGTGAGCGGGTGTCCATGCGTACCGCGCTCGCCGGTGTCGCGGGGGTCGGCGGCGTCAGCCTGCTCGTCCTGCGGGCCGACGCCGGGCTGGACGGCATCGGCGTCGCGGCCGCCGTCGCCAGTGCGGTGGTCATGGCCACCGGGATCGTCCTCAGCAAGCGGTGGACCTCTCCCGCACCCCTGCTCGCGACCACCGGCTGGCAGCTCGTCGCGGGCGGCCTGCTG
The window above is part of the Streptomyces syringium genome. Proteins encoded here:
- a CDS encoding EamA family transporter, coding for MLSNRIAIIFVTALAPAIWGTTYLVTTELLPPDRPLLAGVVRALPAGLLLVAITRRLPRGVWWWRSLVLGALNIGAFFALLFVAAYRLPGGVAATIGSLQPLLVVGLSAGLLGERVSMRTALAGVAGVGGVSLLVLRADAGLDGIGVAAAVASAVVMATGIVLSKRWTSPAPLLATTGWQLVAGGLLLLPVALAVEGPPPTTLSAANLAGYGYLAIIGAALAYVLWFRGIRALSPTNVTFLGLLSPLVATTLGWLALDQELSVGQSLGGLVVLGALVVAQLPSRGRAVAPVGAPEQASGQASEQAPSVPSSR